A region of Streptomyces halobius DNA encodes the following proteins:
- a CDS encoding L,D-transpeptidase family protein has product MRRGSGRPAAGTALLVAVAWAVMVMVAVVGCRPVTVTGAGAPDGTTSRQAPAADTAHTPPATTKPAPPTKHARPHRPAQPVMAYGSQGAKVRELQARLAQLDLFDRSPTGYYASVTSAAVRAFQKQQGEPRTGAVQPSTWKALLARTRQPSRSELYPPTTKPLDTPDPRCMRGRVICISKKSNTLAWMVDGKIVSAMDVRFGSQYSPTREGTFPITFKSRHHVSTIYHSAMPYAMFFSGGQAIHYSKDFAARGYAGASHGCVNVRDERKIAAVFAQAGKGTKVVIYH; this is encoded by the coding sequence GCGACGGGGCAGCGGAAGACCGGCGGCGGGTACGGCGCTGCTGGTAGCCGTGGCATGGGCGGTCATGGTGATGGTGGCCGTCGTCGGCTGCCGCCCGGTGACCGTCACGGGCGCCGGCGCGCCGGACGGCACGACGAGCCGGCAGGCCCCGGCGGCAGACACCGCCCACACCCCACCGGCCACCACCAAGCCCGCGCCCCCCACGAAGCACGCCCGCCCCCACCGCCCGGCCCAGCCCGTCATGGCGTACGGCTCCCAGGGCGCCAAGGTCCGCGAACTCCAGGCCCGGCTGGCCCAGCTGGACCTCTTCGACCGCTCGCCGACGGGCTACTACGCCTCGGTCACCAGCGCCGCCGTCCGGGCGTTCCAGAAACAACAGGGCGAACCACGCACCGGTGCCGTACAGCCCAGCACCTGGAAAGCGCTGCTCGCCCGCACCCGCCAACCGTCGCGGAGCGAGCTCTACCCGCCCACCACCAAGCCGCTGGACACTCCCGATCCACGCTGTATGAGGGGCCGCGTGATCTGCATAAGCAAGAAGAGCAACACCCTCGCCTGGATGGTCGACGGAAAGATCGTCTCGGCAATGGATGTCCGCTTCGGCTCGCAGTATTCCCCGACCCGCGAGGGCACTTTCCCCATCACCTTCAAGAGCCGACACCACGTCTCGACGATTTACCACTCGGCGATGCCGTATGCGATGTTCTTCAGCGGCGGTCAGGCGATCCACTATTCGAAGGACTTCGCAGCCCGAGGTTATGCGGGCGCGTCACACGGCTGCGTGAACGTAAGGGATGAGAGAAAGATCGCCGCCGTCTTCGCCCAAGCGGGGAAGGGCACGAAGGTGGTCATCTACCACTAG
- a CDS encoding RNA polymerase sigma factor has product MQPDDRRLTLAVQAAQNGDETAFRTVYRAVHPRLLGYVRTLVGEPDAEDVASEAWLQITRDLARFSGDADRFRGWAARIARNRALDHIRMRGRRPVIGGDESELADTPSTADTMGEAMEALGTGRTFRLIARLPQDQAEAVVLRVVVGLDAKSAAHVLGKRPGAVRTAAHRGLRRLADLIGDEPGIGTGPGAGGDQEDGEGHPRDRAGGTGQSVDTRAEQLEEGGGKDGGTIDGVPAQGRKRRDGVAESYSPGVTETAARTQKDM; this is encoded by the coding sequence ATTCAGCCGGACGACCGTCGGCTGACGCTTGCCGTGCAGGCGGCACAGAACGGCGACGAAACGGCGTTTCGTACCGTCTACCGGGCCGTGCATCCCCGACTTCTCGGATATGTACGGACCTTGGTGGGCGAACCGGACGCCGAGGATGTCGCGTCCGAGGCATGGCTGCAGATCACCCGCGACCTCGCCCGCTTCAGCGGCGACGCCGACCGGTTCCGCGGCTGGGCCGCCCGTATCGCCCGCAACCGCGCCCTGGACCACATCCGGATGCGCGGCCGCCGCCCCGTGATCGGCGGCGATGAGAGCGAACTCGCCGACACCCCCAGCACGGCCGACACCATGGGGGAGGCGATGGAGGCCCTCGGCACCGGCCGCACCTTCCGCCTCATAGCCAGGCTCCCGCAGGACCAGGCCGAGGCCGTGGTGCTGCGGGTGGTCGTCGGCCTGGACGCCAAGAGCGCGGCGCACGTGCTCGGCAAACGGCCCGGCGCGGTCCGCACCGCCGCGCACCGGGGACTGCGACGGCTCGCCGACCTGATCGGCGACGAGCCCGGCATCGGGACGGGCCCGGGTGCCGGCGGCGACCAGGAGGACGGCGAAGGCCACCCGCGAGACCGTGCCGGCGGTACGGGGCAGAGCGTGGACACCCGCGCCGAACAGCTCGAAGAGGGCGGCGGCAAGGATGGTGGAACGATAGACGGGGTGCCCGCACAGGGCCGAAAACGCCGCGACGGCGTGGCGGAATCGTACTCACCGGGTGTGACGGAAACGGCCGCACGAACGCAGAAGGACATGTGA
- a CDS encoding beta-N-acetylhexosaminidase — protein sequence MSYPKGLANGAALLAAVLAIVPALTSCSGAADTRPPGSPGASPHPTPAVPTPTWAKVEGPPRTVPAVRAFRPADGRGWRPSKSARVVVPDGAKSTVADEARLLAKDLGGLPVVWGKQTVRPGDIELKLTGKAGKGRSDNAPARNAADESYTLTARDTRLTLTAPTDAGVFYGTRTVKQAVRAAGGLPEGTIEDRPDRPRRGMMLDNARKPFSAKWIEDRIRELGDLKLNQLHLHFSDDQGFRIESDTHPEIVSRDHLTKDQVRHLVRLARSRHIAVVPEIDSPGHLGAVLKQYPDLQLRTAQGSRVRGAIDISKPESAELVDSLLREYAELFSNPKGTDAYWHLGGDEYQALMSSNPESRYPQLAQAAREKYGSNGTIEDLATGWLNDREKTVRAAGKNRIEAWSDGFFAGGRVKPPKDRIADYWTGKEIGARDPAAYLREGRTVMNFNDEYLYYVLGEPNQFTYPTGERIYRAWTPRVLRGTSPVAVPEGQTGPDRIPGARFAIWCDLADAQTPQQVADGIRMPLAALAQKTWDPRPPKMSWADFKALADRVRGGRG from the coding sequence ATGTCGTATCCGAAGGGCCTGGCGAACGGGGCCGCGCTGCTGGCCGCGGTGCTGGCCATCGTGCCCGCGCTCACCAGCTGTTCGGGCGCGGCGGACACCCGGCCGCCCGGCAGCCCCGGCGCCTCCCCCCACCCCACACCGGCCGTCCCCACCCCCACCTGGGCCAAGGTCGAGGGGCCGCCCCGCACCGTCCCGGCCGTACGGGCCTTCCGCCCGGCCGACGGGCGCGGCTGGCGCCCGTCCAAGTCGGCCCGTGTCGTGGTCCCGGACGGTGCCAAGAGCACCGTCGCCGACGAGGCCCGGCTGCTGGCGAAGGACCTGGGCGGCCTGCCGGTCGTCTGGGGCAAGCAGACCGTACGGCCCGGGGACATCGAGCTGAAGCTGACCGGGAAGGCCGGGAAGGGGCGGTCGGACAACGCACCGGCCCGCAACGCCGCCGACGAGTCCTACACCCTGACCGCCCGCGACACCCGCCTCACCCTCACGGCACCCACCGACGCCGGCGTCTTCTACGGCACCCGCACCGTCAAGCAGGCCGTACGCGCCGCCGGCGGCCTCCCCGAGGGCACCATCGAGGACCGGCCGGACCGCCCGCGGCGCGGCATGATGCTGGACAACGCCCGCAAGCCGTTCAGCGCGAAGTGGATCGAGGACCGCATCCGGGAGCTCGGCGACCTCAAGCTCAACCAGCTCCATCTGCACTTCTCCGACGACCAGGGCTTCCGCATCGAGAGCGACACCCACCCGGAGATCGTCTCCAGGGACCACCTCACCAAGGACCAGGTCCGTCATCTGGTGCGGCTCGCCCGGAGCCGGCATATCGCCGTCGTCCCGGAGATCGACTCGCCGGGCCACCTGGGCGCCGTCCTGAAGCAGTACCCCGATCTCCAGTTGCGCACCGCACAGGGCAGCAGAGTGCGCGGCGCGATCGACATCTCCAAGCCGGAGTCCGCCGAGCTGGTCGATTCGCTGCTGCGGGAGTACGCGGAGCTGTTCAGCAACCCCAAGGGCACCGACGCGTACTGGCACCTGGGCGGCGACGAGTACCAGGCGCTGATGTCCAGCAACCCGGAGAGCAGGTATCCGCAGCTGGCGCAGGCCGCACGGGAGAAGTACGGGTCGAACGGCACCATCGAGGACCTGGCGACCGGCTGGCTCAACGACCGGGAGAAGACCGTGCGGGCGGCCGGCAAGAACCGTATCGAGGCATGGAGCGACGGGTTCTTCGCCGGAGGGCGGGTAAAGCCGCCCAAGGACCGGATCGCCGACTACTGGACCGGCAAGGAGATCGGGGCGCGCGACCCCGCGGCGTATCTGCGCGAGGGCCGCACGGTGATGAACTTCAACGACGAGTACCTCTACTACGTGCTCGGCGAGCCCAACCAGTTCACCTATCCGACCGGTGAGCGGATCTACCGCGCCTGGACCCCGCGGGTGCTGCGCGGCACCTCGCCGGTGGCGGTGCCCGAGGGGCAGACCGGTCCGGACCGGATTCCGGGGGCGCGGTTCGCGATCTGGTGCGATCTGGCCGATGCGCAGACACCGCAGCAGGTCGCGGACGGGATCCGGATGCCGCTCGCGGCGCTGGCGCAGAAGACGTGGGACCCGCGGCCGCCGAAGATGTCGTGGGCGGACTTCAAGGCGCTGGCCGACCGGGTGAGGGGCGGCCGGGGGTGA
- a CDS encoding 2-oxo-4-hydroxy-4-carboxy-5-ureidoimidazoline decarboxylase: MPSQSRIVPPQGPPGCVGLDRFNALAPDDTVAALLSCCGTLRWAERIAAHRPYPDLAALLAASDEACYDLTPAELDEALARESVSPPPFSGARGLGTLAAHTALRAAHAEYERRFRHVFVICLDDCPDDELLDRVLSGIRTRLGNPLDEERSVTAEELRRLARGRLARLAACRP, translated from the coding sequence ATACCTTCGCAGAGCCGGATCGTTCCGCCACAGGGGCCTCCCGGCTGCGTCGGGCTCGACCGCTTCAACGCCCTCGCGCCGGACGACACCGTGGCCGCGCTGCTGAGCTGCTGCGGCACCCTCCGCTGGGCCGAGCGGATCGCCGCGCACCGCCCGTACCCCGACCTCGCCGCACTGCTCGCCGCCTCCGACGAAGCCTGCTACGACCTCACTCCCGCCGAGCTGGACGAGGCCCTCGCCCGCGAATCCGTCTCCCCGCCCCCGTTCTCGGGCGCCCGCGGCCTCGGCACCCTCGCCGCGCACACCGCCCTGCGCGCCGCGCACGCCGAATACGAGCGGCGCTTCCGTCATGTCTTCGTGATCTGCCTGGACGACTGCCCCGATGACGAGCTGCTGGACCGGGTGCTGTCCGGCATCCGCACCCGGCTGGGCAACCCCCTGGACGAGGAGCGGTCGGTCACCGCGGAGGAACTGCGCCGGCTGGCCCGCGGCCGTCTGGCCCGCCTCGCGGCCTGCCGTCCTTAG
- the sdhC gene encoding succinate dehydrogenase, cytochrome b556 subunit — protein MPAGTLYRGREGMWSWVAHRVTGVLIFFFLFVHVLDTALVRVSPEAYDDVVATYKTPLVNVMEYGLVAAILFHALNGLRVVAVDFWAKGPKYQKQLLWTVVGVWVVLMAGAFYPVLQHTLRTLFGS, from the coding sequence GTGCCGGCTGGAACGCTGTACCGCGGCCGGGAAGGCATGTGGTCCTGGGTGGCTCACCGAGTCACCGGCGTCCTCATTTTCTTCTTCCTGTTCGTACACGTCCTCGACACCGCTCTCGTCCGTGTCTCGCCCGAGGCATACGACGACGTCGTCGCGACCTACAAGACGCCCCTTGTCAACGTGATGGAGTACGGCCTGGTGGCCGCCATCCTCTTCCACGCGCTCAACGGCCTCCGGGTCGTCGCGGTGGACTTCTGGGCCAAGGGCCCGAAGTACCAGAAGCAGCTGCTGTGGACCGTTGTCGGCGTCTGGGTCGTACTGATGGCCGGTGCCTTCTACCCCGTGCTGCAGCACACCCTGCGCACGCTGTTCGGGAGCTGA
- a CDS encoding succinate dehydrogenase hydrophobic membrane anchor subunit: protein MSAETTPVNDPVSLYDVDNPAPVIEPPRKRTKKTPKATRTNFELYGWLFMRLSGIVLVVLVLGHLLIQLVLDGGVSKIGFAFVAGRWASPFWQGWDLIMLWLAMLHGANGLRTVINDYAQRDNTRFWLKMLLYTATVFTVLLGTLVIFTFDPNIR, encoded by the coding sequence ATGTCTGCTGAAACGACTCCTGTGAACGACCCGGTGTCCCTGTACGACGTGGACAACCCGGCTCCCGTCATCGAGCCGCCGCGCAAGCGCACCAAGAAGACCCCGAAGGCCACCCGTACCAATTTCGAGCTGTACGGCTGGCTGTTCATGCGGCTGTCCGGCATCGTCCTGGTCGTCCTGGTCCTGGGCCATCTGCTGATCCAGCTCGTGCTGGACGGCGGTGTCTCCAAGATCGGCTTCGCGTTCGTGGCCGGCCGCTGGGCCTCGCCGTTCTGGCAGGGCTGGGACCTGATCATGCTCTGGCTGGCCATGCTGCACGGCGCCAACGGCCTGCGCACCGTCATCAACGACTACGCGCAGCGGGACAACACCCGCTTCTGGCTGAAGATGCTGCTCTACACCGCCACGGTGTTCACCGTCCTTCTGGGCACGCTGGTGATCTTCACCTTCGACCCGAACATCCGCTAG